The following proteins are encoded in a genomic region of Corylus avellana chromosome ca4, CavTom2PMs-1.0:
- the LOC132178112 gene encoding uncharacterized protein LOC132178112, which translates to MTKVNESQKEISSFTQEEDENFFESWERFKDPLIKCPHHGYEKWRLVQFFCQGLTQSNCSMIESINGGAFFSLTGYEVYNALDKLSDNSQQWDFSSCQDWSTCAPKKGGIYEIKEDTDLSIKIDALTKKVDALTVGQSINAANTFNVDNCSTYASPMQLAQNCPSMPAFAEYPMEQVNAFNNYRKQSNGPYSVTYNLGWRNHPIFFMEVEPTSESRRSPSSCSQSIPSRLSTGSYSLSLGPAKTITYLPSSHSSASVGLTVIEGNSKEFHEDDRPIHHSSGPTHGQEQVQSIVTLRSGRQVDNQVVLPKENPAVPQGQESGNKDKRDPEPSKATPAVEDPPRSFQVSSYAKFLKDLIIVKRKTNVPKKAFLTEPVSSILQCKLPIKYKDPRYPTISCMIGVSQIERALLDLGASMNLLPYSVYLPLRLGELKPTSRTLQLADKSRKVPRGIIKDALIKVDKFYFPVDFIVLGIEPISNVGIQMPVILGWPFLATANALINCRTGIMKISFGNMIVELNIFHIRKQPLEFDELRNVCSIEEIIEDAVEESSMEDPLEACLAQFGEDLDLDKLLEQAGAILENAPLVSNEKEEAAVPKPPKRNLSHYQILLSTSSSV; encoded by the exons ATGACGAAAGTGAATGAGAGCCAAAAGGAGATTAGCTCTTTCACTCAGGAAGAAGacgaaaatttttttgagagtTGGGAGCGTTTTAAGGATCCGCTGATTAAGTGCCCTCAtcatggatatgagaagtggagactcgttcaatTCTTCTgccaaggattgacccaatccaactGTAGCATGATCGAGTCAATAAATGGGGGGGCATTTTTTAGTCTAACTGGGTATGAAGTCTATAATGCATTGGACAAGTTGTCCGACAActcacagcagtgggatttttcgagTTGTCAGGATTGGTCCACTTGTGCtcccaagaaaggaggcatctatgagattaaggaggacactgatttgagCATAAAGATAGATGCCCTCACCAAGAAGGTTGATGCTCTCACTGTGGGTCAGTCCATCAATGCTGCCAACACTTTCAATGTTGATAACTGTTCCACCTATGCTAGTCCTATGCAGTTAGCACAAAATTGTCCATCTATGCCAGCTTTTGCCGAGTATCctatggaacaagtgaacgcttTCAACAACTATCGAAAGCAATCAAATGGACCATACTCTGTGACATACAATCtagggtggcgaaaccaccctaTTTTTTTCATGGAAGTAGAACCAACCAGTGAATCAAGGAGGAGCCCCTCATCATGCTCACAATCAATACCCTCTCGGCTTTCCACCGGTTCCTACTCATTGTCGCTCGGCCCAGCCAAAACCATCACCTACTTACCAAGCTCCCACTCAAGCGCCAGTGTCGGTCTCACAGTCATTGAAGGAAACTCTAAAGAATTTCATGAAGATGACCGGCCAATCCATCA TTCATCAGGTCCTACACACGGGCAAGAGCAGGTGCAATCAATTGTCACACTAaggtcagggagacaagtggacaatcaagtgGTTCTTCCAAAAGAGAACCCTGCTGTGCCACAAGGGCAAGAGAGTGGCAACAAGGATAAGAGAGATCCTGAGCCATCTAAAGCCACACCAGCTGttgaggaccctcctaggtcattt caagtgtCGTCTtatgccaagttcttgaaggacttgataATTGTCAAGAGGAAGACGAATGTCCCAAAGAAGGCATTCCTGACTGAGCCGGTTAGCTCAATCCTGCAATGCAAGTTGCCCATTAAGTACAAGGACCCTCGGTATCCTactatttcttgcatgataggagtcaGCCAAATTGAGAGGGCATTATTGGATCTTGGAGCAAGTATGAATCTTTTGCCCTACTCAGTCTACTTACCATTAAGGTTAGGGGAGTTGAAGCCCACATCGAGGACACTCCAATTGGCTGACAAGTCAAGGAAGGTTCCACGGGGAATAATCAAGGATGCCTTGATTAAAGTTGATAAGTTTTATTTCCCCGTGGATTTCATTGTGCTAGGCATAGAGCCGATTTCAAATGTTGGGATTCAAATGCCGGTAATTCTAGGGTGGCCATTCTTAGCTACAGCTAACGCCCTGATTAATTGTAGGACTGGGATAATGAAGATCTCCTTTGGCAATATGATAGTGGAGctgaatatttttcatatcaGGAAGCAACCATTGGAATTTGATGAACTAAGGAATGTATGCTCGATAGAGGAGATCATTGAGGACGCGGTTGAAGAATCGAGCATGGAGGACCCCTTGGAGGCATGCCTTGCTCAATTTGGAGAGGATTTGGACTTAgacaagttgcttgagcaagcagGTGCTATTCTAGAGAATGCTCCTCTGGTGAGCAATGAGAAGGAGGAGGCAGCAGTACCCAAGCCTCCCAAAAGGAACTTAAGCCATTACCAGATACTCTTAAGTACAAGTTCCTCAGTCTAG